One Streptomyces sp. NBC_00223 genomic window carries:
- a CDS encoding pyrimidine reductase family protein, giving the protein MQRLYPVSEPDGSVGLDTPLGLAAAYAYPERAAGPYLRANMVTSLDGAARHEGKSAALSSDADMRVFGVLRALTDVILVGAETVRQEGYRPAKARAAFAAHRAADGQPPAPAIAVISRRLDLDFTAPLFTEPSVPTLVLTGAAVGDDRLDAARAAGAHVVVAGDGDGVDPARAVRELAARGFVRLLHEGGPRVLAQFAAAGVVDELCLTLSPFAVGGDAPRVMNGPGVAGPARFVPKSVLEEDGFLFTRYVRA; this is encoded by the coding sequence ATGCAGCGGCTTTATCCCGTGTCCGAGCCGGACGGCTCGGTCGGTCTCGACACCCCACTCGGCCTGGCGGCCGCGTACGCGTACCCCGAGCGGGCGGCGGGCCCGTATCTGCGCGCGAACATGGTCACCTCCCTCGACGGCGCCGCCCGCCACGAGGGCAAGTCCGCCGCCCTCTCCTCGGACGCCGACATGCGCGTCTTCGGAGTCCTGCGCGCCCTCACGGACGTGATCCTCGTAGGGGCGGAAACGGTTCGCCAGGAGGGCTACCGCCCGGCCAAGGCGCGGGCGGCCTTCGCCGCGCACCGGGCCGCCGACGGGCAGCCGCCCGCCCCGGCCATCGCGGTGATCAGCCGCCGCCTCGACCTGGACTTCACCGCCCCCCTGTTCACCGAACCCTCCGTGCCGACCCTCGTCCTCACCGGCGCCGCAGTGGGCGACGACCGGCTCGACGCGGCCCGCGCGGCAGGCGCCCACGTGGTGGTCGCGGGCGACGGCGACGGCGTCGACCCGGCCCGCGCGGTCCGCGAACTGGCCGCGCGCGGCTTCGTACGGCTGCTGCACGAGGGCGGCCCCCGCGTCCTCGCCCAGTTCGCGGCGGCCGGGGTGGTCGACGAACTGTGCCTGACCCTCTCCCCGTTCGCCGTGGGCGGGGACGCGCCCCGGGTCATGAACGGTCCGGGCGTCGCGGGCCCGGCCCGCTTCGTACCGAAGTCCGTCCTGGAGGAGGACGGCTTTCTGTTCACCCGGTACGTCCGCGCCTGA
- a CDS encoding indole-3-glycerol phosphate synthase, translating to MFTTVLMIEKPLAPEDVEMVTTLHGDEPVSFVVLMQPRGDQDRLLRAVDDVALGYLDDAAREPDVPEGKQAFPPAERSLAHSLEVLRATGAEAVGEVVERHPLDMLKTVVEQTRADEVIVLTAPHFVEEFFHRDWSSRARHKVGVPVLKLFAQHD from the coding sequence GTGTTCACGACCGTACTCATGATCGAGAAGCCGCTCGCCCCCGAGGACGTGGAGATGGTCACCACCCTCCACGGCGACGAGCCGGTCTCCTTCGTCGTGCTCATGCAGCCGCGCGGCGACCAGGACCGGCTGCTTCGGGCCGTGGACGACGTGGCGCTCGGCTACCTCGACGACGCCGCCCGGGAGCCCGACGTACCCGAGGGGAAACAGGCGTTCCCGCCGGCCGAACGCTCCCTGGCGCACTCCCTGGAGGTACTGCGGGCGACCGGCGCGGAGGCTGTCGGCGAGGTCGTCGAGCGGCACCCGCTGGACATGCTCAAGACGGTCGTCGAGCAGACGCGCGCGGACGAGGTGATCGTGCTGACCGCGCCGCACTTCGTGGAGGAGTTCTTCCACCGGGACTGGAGTTCACGGGCCCGGCACAAGGTGGGCGTACCGGTGCTCAAGCTCTTCGCCCAGCACGACTGA
- the zapE gene encoding cell division protein ZapE, protein MVPPPRFDAVRFDTYEPDPAQASQADAVRKLRAFAGALTADGPGAGGPRRWFRRTPAVPPATTPAGVYLDGGYGVGKTHLLASLWHAAPAPRERKAFGTFVELTNLVGALGFQHAVEALSGHRLVCIDEFELDDPGDTVLVSTLLGKLADAGVRLAATSNTLPGRLGEGRFAAADFMREIQGLSARFMSLRIDGEDYRHRGLPAAPAPYTDDEVTAVALRTPGASLDDFGALTAHLATVHPSRYGALCDGVEAVFLRGVERITDQATALRLVVLADRLYDREVPVMASGVPFDRLFGEEMLAGGYRKKYFRAVSRLTSLARDAKRLTADGH, encoded by the coding sequence ATGGTCCCACCGCCCCGCTTCGACGCGGTGAGGTTCGACACGTACGAACCCGACCCCGCCCAGGCATCCCAGGCCGACGCCGTACGAAAGCTGCGCGCCTTCGCCGGAGCGCTCACCGCGGACGGACCCGGGGCCGGAGGCCCCAGGCGCTGGTTCCGCCGGACCCCGGCCGTACCGCCTGCCACCACCCCCGCCGGGGTGTACCTCGACGGCGGCTACGGCGTCGGGAAGACGCACCTGCTTGCCTCGCTGTGGCACGCCGCCCCCGCCCCGCGCGAGCGCAAAGCGTTCGGTACCTTCGTCGAGCTGACCAACCTCGTCGGCGCCCTCGGCTTCCAGCACGCCGTGGAGGCGCTGAGCGGTCACCGGCTCGTCTGTATCGACGAGTTCGAGCTGGACGACCCCGGCGACACCGTGCTCGTCTCGACGCTGCTCGGCAAGCTCGCCGACGCGGGCGTACGGCTCGCCGCGACCTCCAACACCCTGCCGGGCAGGCTCGGCGAGGGCCGCTTCGCCGCCGCCGACTTCATGCGCGAGATCCAGGGCCTGTCCGCCCGCTTCATGTCCCTGCGGATCGACGGCGAGGACTACCGCCACCGCGGCCTGCCCGCGGCCCCGGCGCCGTACACCGACGACGAGGTCACCGCGGTGGCCCTCCGTACGCCCGGCGCTTCCCTGGACGACTTCGGAGCGCTCACCGCGCATCTGGCCACGGTCCACCCCAGCCGTTACGGCGCCCTGTGCGACGGCGTCGAGGCCGTCTTCCTGCGCGGAGTGGAGCGGATCACCGACCAGGCCACCGCGCTGCGGCTGGTCGTGCTCGCCGACCGGCTCTACGACCGCGAGGTGCCGGTGATGGCCTCGGGCGTGCCGTTCGACCGGCTGTTCGGCGAGGAGATGCTGGCGGGTGGCTACCGCAAGAAGTACTTCCGCGCGGTCTCGCGGTTGACCTCACTGGCCCGCGACGCCAAGCGCCTCACCGCCGACGGGCACTGA